A genomic segment from Chitinophagaceae bacterium encodes:
- the nuoF gene encoding NADH-quinone oxidoreductase subunit NuoF — protein sequence MTKKILLKDANVPGIKSFDVYRRQGGYSCVVKALKMKPEEIVDEVKKSGLRGRGGAGFPTGLKWSFIAKPAGVPRHLVVNADESEPGTFKDRYLMEFIPHLLLEGMIVSSFALGSNVSYIYIRGEYAWITNILEEAIAEAKQNGFLGKNIMGSGFDCEIYVQRGAGAYICGEETALIESLEGNRGNPRIKPPFPAVKGVWERPTVVNNVETIAAVVPIINEGGEAYAKIGVGKSTGSKLISACGNINKPGVYEIDMTISVEEFIYSDEYCGGISNGKRLKACIPGGSSVPILPANLLLTTAKGEKRLMNYESLADGGFATGTMMGSGGFIVLDEDQCVVKHTYTLARFYRHESCGQCSPCREGTGWLEKLLHKIETGKGAIKDIDLLWDVQRRIEGNTICPLGDAAAWPVAAAIRHFRDEFEWHVNNPELCLRENYGLAHYADELKVDAV from the coding sequence ATGACCAAAAAAATTTTATTAAAAGACGCCAATGTTCCGGGCATAAAATCTTTTGATGTATACCGCAGGCAGGGTGGGTACAGCTGTGTAGTGAAAGCATTAAAAATGAAGCCGGAAGAAATTGTGGATGAAGTAAAAAAGAGCGGCCTTCGGGGCCGTGGCGGCGCCGGCTTCCCTACTGGTTTAAAATGGAGTTTTATAGCAAAGCCAGCAGGTGTACCACGGCATCTGGTGGTTAATGCCGATGAAAGCGAACCTGGTACTTTTAAAGACCGTTACCTCATGGAATTTATTCCGCATCTTTTGCTTGAAGGAATGATCGTGTCTTCATTTGCGCTGGGCAGTAATGTAAGTTACATTTACATACGTGGAGAATATGCATGGATAACCAATATTTTAGAAGAAGCTATTGCAGAAGCAAAGCAAAATGGCTTTTTAGGAAAAAATATTATGGGCAGCGGTTTCGATTGTGAAATTTATGTACAACGAGGCGCAGGCGCTTATATCTGCGGAGAAGAAACTGCTTTAATTGAATCGCTTGAAGGCAACAGGGGCAACCCAAGAATAAAACCACCCTTTCCGGCAGTAAAAGGAGTGTGGGAAAGGCCAACTGTGGTAAACAATGTAGAAACTATTGCTGCTGTAGTACCCATCATCAACGAAGGTGGGGAAGCGTATGCAAAAATAGGTGTAGGAAAATCCACCGGTTCCAAATTAATTTCTGCCTGTGGCAATATTAATAAACCAGGTGTTTATGAAATAGATATGACCATTTCGGTAGAAGAATTTATTTACAGTGATGAATACTGCGGCGGCATATCCAATGGTAAAAGATTAAAAGCTTGTATCCCCGGCGGCTCCTCGGTACCCATATTGCCGGCAAATTTATTGCTCACTACCGCCAAAGGCGAAAAAAGATTAATGAATTACGAAAGCCTTGCCGATGGCGGCTTTGCAACCGGCACCATGATGGGCTCTGGCGGATTTATTGTATTAGATGAAGACCAGTGTGTGGTAAAACACACTTATACCTTAGCAAGGTTTTACCGCCACGAAAGTTGCGGCCAGTGCAGCCCTTGCAGGGAAGGCACAGGCTGGCTTGAAAAATTATTGCATAAAATTGAAACAGGCAAAGGCGCCATTAAGGATATAGATTTACTTTGGGATGTGCAGCGCAGGATCGAAGGCAATACCATTTGCCCGTTGGGAGATGCCGCCGCATGGCCGGTGGCTGCCGCTATCAGGCATTTTAGGGATGAGTTTGAGTGGCATGTAAATAATCCTGAACTGTGCCTAAGGGAAAATTATGGATTGGCACATTATGCAGATGAACTTAAAGTTGATGCAGTGTAA
- a CDS encoding NADH-quinone oxidoreductase subunit I, which yields MQALTNKAKPVDRRPMNLWERLYLPAIFKGMFITFGHIFKKKPTIQYPEKTRPFSPVFRGLQILNRDEEGRENCTACGLCAVACPAEAITMEAAERLPGEEHLYREEKYAAKYEINMLRCIFCGFCEEACPKDAIYLSETFAPADYQRKQFIYNKQDLLIPHPKENPEEYKKALGNRAKKES from the coding sequence ATGCAGGCATTAACCAACAAGGCAAAACCAGTAGACAGAAGGCCAATGAACCTTTGGGAAAGGTTGTATTTGCCGGCAATATTTAAAGGTATGTTTATAACATTCGGGCATATTTTTAAGAAAAAGCCTACCATACAATATCCCGAAAAAACCCGTCCGTTCAGCCCGGTATTCAGGGGTTTGCAAATTTTGAACCGAGATGAAGAAGGGCGTGAAAACTGCACTGCATGTGGCTTGTGTGCTGTTGCCTGCCCTGCAGAAGCCATTACCATGGAGGCGGCAGAGCGTTTGCCGGGAGAAGAGCATCTTTACCGGGAAGAAAAATATGCCGCTAAATACGAAATCAATATGCTGCGGTGTATTTTTTGCGGCTTTTGCGAAGAGGCCTGCCCCAAAGATGCCATTTATTTGAGCGAAACTTTTGCGCCGGCAGATTACCAGCGTAAACAATTTATTTATAATAAACAGGATTTATTAATACCTCATCCAAAAGAAAACCCGGAGGAGTATAAAAAAGCTTTGGGCAACAGGGCCAAAAAAGAAAGTTAA
- a CDS encoding VOC family protein has product MEAIIPYLNFNGNAVEALAFYCKALNGAVTMQSTFGEANMAQDDNMKNKILHAVFEMGSLKFMVSDCPPGVSTLSGNQVSLSLNFTSLEAIEHTFAALAEGGTVTMPIQDTFWGARFAMTKDKFGVHWMFNYDYPKK; this is encoded by the coding sequence ATGGAAGCAATAATACCTTACTTAAATTTTAACGGCAATGCAGTAGAGGCTTTGGCCTTTTACTGCAAGGCTTTGAATGGTGCGGTTACCATGCAATCTACATTTGGCGAAGCCAATATGGCGCAGGATGATAATATGAAAAATAAAATATTACATGCCGTATTTGAAATGGGTAGTTTAAAGTTTATGGTTAGTGATTGTCCTCCGGGTGTAAGTACACTATCAGGCAACCAGGTAAGTTTATCGCTAAATTTTACCAGCCTCGAAGCTATCGAACATACCTTTGCTGCATTGGCTGAAGGCGGTACGGTTACGATGCCTATCCAGGATACTTTTTGGGGTGCAAGGTTTGCCATGACAAAAGATAAGTTTGGCGTACACTGGATGTTTAATTACGATTATCCTAAAAAATAA
- a CDS encoding NADH-quinone oxidoreductase subunit D gives MSEATEHILLPKGSLEKQTTTLNLGPTHPATHGVFQNVLEMDGERIMKATSTVGYIHRAFEKIAERRPLYQIQPLTDRLNYCSSPINNIGWQLTCEKLLGVKTPKRVDYLRIIIMELARISDHLICNSIVGVDSGAYTGFLYVMQFRELIYEIYEEVCGARLTTNIGRIGGFERNFTPVAWEKLDKFLDEKTGYPAQLREFENLFTRNRIFMERTIGCGAISAERALNYSFTGPNLRAAGVDYDVRVHTAYSSYEEFDFTIPVGSTGDCYDRFLVRNQEMWQSLSIIKQAYQKIQAIKGADAEVYHADVPEFYLPKKKDVYTKMEELIYHFKIIMGETEMPKGEVYNSVEGANGELGFYFVSDGGRTPYRLHFRRPCFIYYQAYPELIEGGLLSDAIITMSSLNLIAGELDA, from the coding sequence ATGTCAGAAGCTACAGAACATATATTGTTGCCGAAAGGTTCTTTGGAAAAGCAAACCACTACGCTAAACCTTGGCCCAACGCATCCAGCAACACACGGTGTATTTCAAAATGTGCTGGAAATGGATGGCGAACGCATCATGAAAGCCACATCTACCGTAGGGTATATTCACCGGGCTTTTGAAAAAATTGCAGAACGAAGGCCATTATACCAAATCCAGCCATTAACTGACAGGCTCAATTATTGTTCATCTCCCATTAATAATATTGGCTGGCAGCTTACCTGCGAAAAATTGCTGGGCGTTAAAACACCCAAAAGGGTAGATTACCTTCGCATTATTATTATGGAGCTAGCCCGTATTTCCGATCACCTTATTTGTAATTCAATAGTAGGTGTGGATAGCGGTGCTTATACAGGGTTCCTTTATGTAATGCAGTTTCGGGAACTTATTTATGAAATTTATGAAGAGGTTTGCGGGGCACGCCTCACCACTAATATTGGCCGTATAGGCGGCTTTGAAAGAAATTTTACACCGGTGGCATGGGAAAAGCTGGATAAATTTCTCGACGAAAAAACAGGGTATCCGGCACAATTACGAGAATTTGAAAACCTGTTTACCCGCAACCGTATTTTTATGGAACGCACCATTGGTTGCGGCGCAATAAGTGCAGAAAGAGCATTGAATTACAGCTTTACCGGCCCCAATTTACGTGCTGCAGGTGTTGATTATGATGTAAGGGTACATACAGCTTACAGCAGTTACGAAGAATTTGATTTTACCATTCCTGTTGGCAGTACCGGCGATTGTTACGATAGGTTTTTGGTGCGTAACCAGGAAATGTGGCAAAGCCTTAGCATTATAAAACAGGCCTATCAAAAAATACAAGCCATCAAAGGTGCCGATGCAGAAGTGTACCATGCAGATGTGCCGGAATTTTATCTTCCCAAGAAAAAAGATGTTTATACCAAAATGGAGGAGCTCATCTATCATTTTAAAATAATAATGGGCGAAACAGAAATGCCAAAAGGCGAAGTATATAATAGTGTGGAAGGTGCAAATGGTGAGTTGGGTTTTTATTTTGTAAGCGATGGAGGAAGAACGCCATACCGCCTGCATTTTAGGAGACCATGTTTTATTTATTACCAGGCTTATCCTGAATTAATTGAAGGAGGCTTACTTAGCGATGCCATTATTACCATGAGTAGCCTAAATTTAATTGCAGGCGAATTAGATGCTTAA
- the nuoH gene encoding NADH-quinone oxidoreductase subunit NuoH, whose amino-acid sequence MIDLLFFDWAMFIEKLVLIIVVVSVSLVVAMYTTFAERKVAGILQDRPGPNRAGPFGMLQPLADGLKLFFKEEIIPNFSSKALFILGPALAMLTAIMTSAVIPWGSKIILPGGREVALQIADVNIGILYVFGVVSMGVYGIMIGSWASNNKYSLMGGLRAASQIISYELAMGISFIALLMITGTLSLNEIVVQQQKGALGGLLSWNIWKQPLGFLIFLICAFAECNRTPFDLPEAENELIGGYHTEYSSMKLGLYLFSEYINMFISSAVMATLFFGGYDIPFVDESSLSPNIAAILGIVSLFLKIICFIFLFMWVRWTIPRFRYDQLMRLGWRILIPLALFNMLVTGAVILFLNK is encoded by the coding sequence ATGATTGACTTATTATTTTTTGACTGGGCAATGTTTATTGAAAAACTGGTGCTTATTATTGTAGTGGTTTCTGTTTCATTAGTGGTAGCCATGTACACCACTTTTGCCGAGAGAAAAGTTGCCGGAATTTTGCAGGACAGGCCGGGACCAAACCGGGCAGGGCCATTTGGCATGTTACAACCACTTGCAGATGGGTTAAAATTATTTTTTAAGGAAGAGATAATACCCAATTTTTCTTCTAAAGCCTTATTTATTTTAGGGCCGGCACTGGCCATGCTTACCGCTATAATGACCAGCGCCGTAATTCCCTGGGGCAGCAAAATAATATTACCAGGCGGCAGGGAAGTAGCGTTGCAAATTGCCGATGTAAACATTGGTATTTTATATGTATTTGGAGTGGTAAGTATGGGTGTATATGGCATTATGATTGGGAGCTGGGCAAGTAATAATAAATATTCATTAATGGGCGGGCTCCGGGCTGCATCGCAAATCATAAGTTATGAACTGGCAATGGGTATATCATTTATTGCGTTGCTAATGATAACCGGCACACTTAGTTTAAATGAAATTGTTGTACAACAACAAAAAGGGGCATTGGGTGGTTTGCTTAGCTGGAATATTTGGAAACAACCTTTAGGTTTCCTCATCTTTTTGATATGCGCTTTTGCAGAATGTAACCGTACGCCATTTGATTTGCCGGAGGCAGAAAATGAACTTATTGGAGGATACCATACCGAGTATTCATCTATGAAACTTGGCCTTTACCTGTTTAGCGAATACATCAATATGTTTATAAGCAGTGCGGTAATGGCTACATTATTTTTTGGTGGTTACGATATTCCTTTTGTGGATGAATCTTCTTTATCACCAAACATTGCGGCAATATTAGGTATCGTTTCCCTGTTTCTAAAAATCATTTGCTTTATATTTTTATTTATGTGGGTGCGGTGGACCATTCCACGCTTCCGATATGATCAATTGATGAGATTAGGATGGAGGATTTTAATTCCGCTGGCATTATTTAACATGCTGGTAACAGGAGCAGTAATTTTATTCCTTAATAAGTAA
- a CDS encoding NADH-quinone oxidoreductase subunit J — MVTVLFYILSAMAVGSALMMLFSKNPVKSILWLIVVFFSISGHYVLLNAQFLAIVNIIVYAGAIMVLFLFVVMLMNLNAESEPVKNYRLRLVGIISGGCLFLVLLAAFKDSGVHNTVLMKTGESGLIEKLGKTLFTNYVLPFEISSVLFLSAMIGAVIIGKKDKPV, encoded by the coding sequence ATGGTAACAGTTTTATTTTATATTTTATCGGCAATGGCAGTGGGAAGTGCACTAATGATGCTGTTTTCGAAGAATCCCGTAAAAAGTATTTTGTGGCTGATTGTGGTATTCTTTTCCATTAGCGGCCATTATGTGTTATTAAACGCACAGTTCCTTGCCATAGTCAATATTATTGTATATGCCGGGGCAATAATGGTGTTGTTTTTATTTGTGGTAATGCTCATGAACCTCAATGCAGAATCGGAACCCGTAAAAAATTACCGGCTTCGGCTGGTTGGAATTATTTCTGGCGGCTGCCTTTTTTTGGTGTTGCTTGCAGCATTTAAAGATTCCGGGGTACACAATACCGTATTGATGAAAACTGGTGAATCGGGGTTGATTGAAAAACTAGGTAAAACATTATTCACCAATTATGTGTTGCCTTTTGAAATTAGTAGCGTGCTTTTTTTAAGCGCCATGATAGGTGCAGTAATTATTGGTAAAAAAGATAAACCTGTTTAA
- a CDS encoding (2Fe-2S)-binding protein, translating to MADEIKKETPAKLKVTIDGFTIEVAPGTTILDAARQISFEVAPQAMCYYSKLEDTGGKCRTCLVEVAAGSSADPRPMPKLMASCRTTVMDGMIVKNTTSERVLDARKGVVEYLLINHPLDCPICDQAGECYLQDLSYDHGNSGSRYEFVKRTFKKEDIGPYIQLHMTRCILCYRCVYVAAQLTNQRVHGVIERGDHAAISTYISKAIDNDFSGNMIDVCPVGALTDKTFRFKNRVWFTKPVDAHRNCETSNCCGKTTLWLRGDEVYRVTTRKDPFGEVQSFDGKPGWICNTCRFDKKKTCDWVIEGLTTISRHSVIGANKYKTDDKPQETFGEVMDGRKPKLLMDIHNVSGVNEENRDLSKLNRPANSSDFND from the coding sequence ATGGCAGACGAAATTAAAAAAGAAACCCCGGCAAAACTAAAAGTTACCATTGATGGGTTTACCATTGAGGTGGCCCCGGGCACAACAATATTAGATGCGGCACGCCAAATAAGTTTTGAAGTAGCGCCGCAGGCCATGTGCTATTACAGTAAGCTGGAAGATACAGGAGGCAAGTGCCGTACCTGCCTGGTAGAAGTAGCTGCAGGTTCTTCCGCCGACCCAAGGCCAATGCCTAAATTAATGGCAAGTTGCCGCACAACAGTAATGGATGGGATGATAGTTAAAAATACTACCAGCGAAAGGGTGCTTGATGCAAGAAAAGGTGTGGTAGAATATTTGCTTATTAACCATCCATTAGATTGCCCTATTTGCGACCAGGCCGGCGAATGTTACCTGCAGGATTTGAGCTACGACCATGGCAATTCCGGAAGCCGGTACGAATTTGTAAAAAGGACTTTTAAAAAAGAAGATATTGGCCCTTACATACAGTTACACATGACACGTTGTATACTTTGCTACCGCTGTGTTTATGTAGCTGCTCAACTAACCAACCAAAGGGTGCATGGTGTTATTGAAAGAGGCGATCATGCTGCTATTTCTACCTATATCAGCAAAGCAATTGATAACGATTTTAGCGGAAATATGATTGATGTGTGCCCTGTTGGTGCATTAACCGATAAAACTTTCCGCTTTAAAAACAGGGTGTGGTTTACCAAGCCCGTAGATGCCCATAGAAATTGCGAAACGTCAAATTGCTGTGGTAAAACAACTTTGTGGTTAAGGGGCGATGAAGTGTACAGGGTAACAACCCGTAAAGACCCTTTTGGCGAAGTGCAAAGTTTTGATGGTAAACCGGGCTGGATTTGTAACACCTGCAGATTCGATAAAAAGAAAACATGTGATTGGGTAATTGAAGGGTTAACTACCATATCCCGGCATTCGGTAATTGGCGCCAATAAATATAAAACAGATGACAAACCACAGGAAACTTTTGGAGAAGTAATGGATGGAAGGAAACCAAAATTATTGATGGACATTCATAACGTAAGTGGCGTTAATGAAGAAAACAGGGATTTGAGCAAACTCAACCGCCCTGCAAATTCTTCTGATTTTAATGATTAA
- a CDS encoding NAD(P)H-dependent oxidoreductase subunit E — translation MSVEFSKEKLEKVAEIISHYPEGRQKSALLPVLHLAQEEFGGWLDVPVMNYVATLLKLEPIEVYEVVSFYSMYNQKPVGKYVFEVCRTGPCMVCGCDDIIDYIRQKLNIEEGETTTDGMFTLKTVECLGACGYAPMMQLGKIYKEQLTREKVDTIIEECKGLKV, via the coding sequence ATGAGTGTTGAATTTTCAAAAGAAAAACTGGAAAAAGTAGCTGAAATCATCAGCCACTACCCCGAAGGCAGGCAAAAAAGCGCTTTGCTGCCCGTACTGCATTTAGCGCAGGAAGAATTTGGCGGATGGCTTGATGTGCCTGTTATGAATTATGTAGCAACCCTATTAAAGCTGGAGCCTATTGAAGTATATGAAGTGGTGAGCTTTTACTCCATGTATAACCAAAAGCCCGTAGGTAAATATGTGTTTGAAGTATGCCGTACCGGCCCATGTATGGTTTGCGGATGCGATGATATCATTGATTACATCAGGCAAAAACTAAATATTGAAGAAGGCGAAACTACAACAGATGGGATGTTTACTTTAAAAACCGTTGAATGCCTTGGCGCCTGCGGCTATGCTCCCATGATGCAATTGGGTAAAATTTATAAAGAACAATTAACCCGTGAAAAAGTAGATACAATTATTGAAGAATGTAAGGGGTTGAAAGTTTAG